One window from the genome of Gimesia aquarii encodes:
- a CDS encoding DUF1559 domain-containing protein gives MRNQFKRGFTLIELLVVIAIIAILIALLLPAVQQAREAARRSQCKNNLKQFGLAIHNYVETHGVLPPGYVRQRGSDSNNFGNWSWGTYLLPFVDQASLYNQLNPGNVQMVDAINPNDPVHGDSGTRLLRLMQKPVVIFRCPSDVGPDVNRNVGGDREVRDAGSQNRNTAISNYVAVNRSHETNRGAGGVQGGPFYQNSKVKIRDLTDGTSNQLLLGERIWKKVATVSTNNPWAGNVFGAAGTRQAHNGGVASVMGCGKRKLNCPENNECRRGFLSTHEGGVHFLMADGAVRFISENIDHNTNPAVNSTLEYLMAIQDGNTIGDF, from the coding sequence ATGAGAAATCAATTCAAACGAGGATTCACACTAATTGAACTACTGGTTGTCATTGCCATCATTGCGATTCTCATTGCACTACTCCTGCCTGCAGTACAGCAGGCACGCGAAGCCGCCCGCCGATCGCAATGTAAGAACAATCTGAAGCAGTTCGGATTAGCAATACACAACTATGTCGAGACACATGGAGTATTGCCACCCGGCTATGTCAGGCAACGTGGGAGTGACTCTAACAATTTTGGAAACTGGTCATGGGGAACCTACCTTCTTCCGTTCGTAGATCAAGCTTCTCTTTACAACCAACTCAATCCAGGCAACGTCCAGATGGTTGACGCTATCAATCCGAACGATCCCGTGCACGGAGATTCTGGAACGAGGTTGCTCCGCCTAATGCAAAAGCCAGTGGTTATATTTCGTTGTCCTTCTGATGTTGGACCAGACGTTAATAGAAATGTTGGTGGTGATCGTGAAGTAAGGGACGCGGGGTCGCAAAATCGGAATACGGCCATTTCGAATTATGTCGCTGTCAATCGTAGTCATGAAACCAATCGAGGTGCTGGTGGAGTTCAAGGCGGTCCCTTTTATCAAAACAGCAAAGTAAAGATTCGGGATCTGACCGATGGTACGAGCAACCAGTTATTGCTTGGTGAACGAATTTGGAAAAAAGTAGCCACTGTTTCCACCAATAATCCTTGGGCAGGTAATGTTTTTGGAGCTGCCGGAACGCGTCAGGCTCATAATGGTGGTGTTGCTTCTGTCATGGGGTGTGGAAAGCGAAAACTTAACTGTCCTGAAAACAATGAATGTCGACGTGGATTCCTGAGCACTCACGAAGGAGGCGTTCATTTCTTGATGGCTGATGGCGCTGTTCGGTTCATCAGCGAAAACATAGATCACAATACAAACCCAGCTGTGAATTCAACATTGGAATACCTGATGGCGATTCAGGATGGCAATACCATCGGCGATTTTTGA